One stretch of Azotosporobacter soli DNA includes these proteins:
- the rsmH gene encoding 16S rRNA (cytosine(1402)-N(4))-methyltransferase RsmH, producing MERCSVDVSFEHVSVLPEETLAALVTNKKGIYVDCTLGGSGHAARIASRLDPEGMLIGIDQDPTAIKVGAERLGAMKCKVSLVQRNFRYLAEILEELDIKRVDGILFDLGVSSYQLDTAERGFSYMQDAPLDMRMDPTAKLSAYEVVNGYDEAKLTELIFSYGEERWAKRIAAFIHQSRMQAPIETTGALVDIIKKAIPSAARRDGPHPAKRTFQAIRIEVNSELSILKETFLTAVERLNSGGRICIITFHSLEDRIAKQTLQALAKGCDCPPRIPICVCGKKAQVKLIGKAIAPGERELEENPRSRSAKLRVAEKKAQ from the coding sequence ATGGAGCGATGCAGTGTGGATGTAAGTTTTGAACATGTCAGCGTATTGCCGGAAGAGACATTGGCGGCGTTGGTAACGAATAAAAAAGGCATATATGTGGATTGTACGTTAGGCGGTAGCGGTCATGCTGCACGAATTGCAAGCCGGCTTGATCCGGAAGGGATGCTGATTGGCATTGATCAGGATCCGACCGCGATAAAAGTGGGCGCGGAGCGCCTTGGAGCTATGAAATGCAAAGTCTCATTGGTGCAACGAAATTTCCGTTATTTGGCGGAAATTCTCGAAGAGCTTGACATTAAGCGGGTTGACGGAATATTATTTGATTTAGGAGTTTCTTCTTATCAGCTTGATACGGCAGAACGTGGCTTTTCCTATATGCAGGATGCACCGCTTGATATGCGGATGGATCCTACGGCGAAATTATCGGCCTACGAGGTCGTAAACGGATATGATGAGGCTAAATTGACCGAGTTGATTTTTTCTTATGGCGAAGAGCGATGGGCAAAACGAATCGCGGCGTTTATTCATCAGAGTCGGATGCAAGCGCCGATTGAAACGACAGGAGCCTTAGTGGATATCATTAAAAAAGCGATTCCTTCTGCAGCGCGACGTGACGGACCGCATCCTGCGAAGCGGACGTTTCAGGCGATTCGTATCGAAGTAAACAGTGAACTTAGCATCTTAAAAGAAACCTTTCTGACGGCCGTTGAGAGACTTAATAGCGGCGGCCGGATTTGCATCATAACATTCCATTCGCTGGAAGACCGGATTGCGAAACAGACATTGCAGGCGTTGGCAAAAGGTTGCGATTGTCCGCCGCGCATTCCAATCTGCGTTTGCGGCAAAAAAGCGCAAGTCAAGTTAATTGGCAAAGCGATTGCGCCTGGCGAACGTGAGTTGGAAGAAAACCCCCGATCACGTAGTGCGAAACTAAGGGTAGCGGAAAAAAAGGCGCAGTAG
- the mraZ gene encoding division/cell wall cluster transcriptional repressor MraZ has protein sequence MFMGEYNHSIDNKGRMIFPAKFREELGERFIITKGLDNCLFVYGAEEWRILEEKLRKLSLAKPEARAFARFFFAGAAEVESDKQGRVLIPNNLRDYGKLDKDVVVIGVSTRIEIWAKDAWDDYNAAIGPEVAQIAENLVDLGI, from the coding sequence GTGTTCATGGGGGAATATAATCATAGCATCGATAATAAAGGGCGTATGATATTCCCTGCCAAGTTCCGTGAGGAATTGGGCGAGCGGTTCATAATCACCAAGGGTCTCGATAATTGTCTCTTTGTTTACGGAGCGGAAGAATGGCGGATTTTAGAAGAAAAACTGCGGAAGCTGTCACTGGCTAAGCCGGAAGCTCGAGCATTTGCCCGCTTTTTCTTTGCGGGAGCTGCGGAAGTGGAGAGCGATAAGCAGGGCAGAGTGCTTATTCCCAACAACTTGCGCGACTATGGTAAACTGGATAAGGATGTTGTAGTGATCGGGGTGTCTACACGAATTGAAATCTGGGCGAAAGATGCTTGGGATGATTACAACGCTGCAATTGGTCCGGAAGTGGCGCAAATTGCAGAGAACCTGGTGGATTTGGGAATTTAG
- a CDS encoding DUF1858 domain-containing protein — MQINEKMSILEVVQQYPQTVDVFRNYGMGCLGCSAARFENIEQGANAHGIDVAALIRDLNKTLASCESSCGCNCGCK, encoded by the coding sequence ATGCAAATCAATGAAAAAATGAGCATTTTAGAAGTAGTACAACAATATCCGCAAACGGTTGATGTGTTTCGCAACTACGGCATGGGTTGCTTAGGCTGCTCCGCCGCTCGGTTTGAAAACATCGAACAAGGCGCTAATGCACACGGCATCGACGTAGCAGCGCTGATTCGCGATCTGAACAAGACGCTTGCCTCTTGTGAATCGTCTTGCGGTTGCAACTGCGGCTGCAAGTAA
- the trxA gene encoding thioredoxin has translation MSEVMVVGANQFAAEVIEYKELPVLVDFWAPWCGYCTKLLPLLDELAGDLTGKVRVVKVNVDENRELAQQYGVMSLPTLMIFKNGEQVEKFTGFLPKAELSAKVQPHL, from the coding sequence ATGAGTGAAGTGATGGTCGTAGGCGCCAATCAATTTGCGGCGGAAGTCATCGAGTACAAAGAACTTCCGGTTCTGGTCGATTTCTGGGCACCGTGGTGCGGATATTGTACGAAGCTCTTGCCGCTACTTGATGAACTGGCCGGTGATTTGACAGGCAAGGTCAGAGTAGTGAAGGTCAATGTAGATGAAAATCGTGAACTGGCGCAGCAATATGGCGTCATGAGCCTGCCTACGCTGATGATTTTTAAGAACGGTGAGCAAGTCGAAAAGTTTACCGGATTTTTGCCGAAAGCGGAGTTGTCTGCTAAAGTACAGCCGCACTTATAA
- a CDS encoding CoA-binding protein, whose protein sequence is MRGNIEEMLQCKKWAVVGATANPDKYGYRIFKVMKAAGFEVYPVNPGVEAIDGERCYATLTDLPIKPDAVDLVVAPKIGESIVRQCSELKIKNVWLQPGADSAALLKVAEELELAVVHDACIMMELRKKEAK, encoded by the coding sequence ATGCGTGGGAATATTGAAGAAATGTTACAATGTAAAAAATGGGCGGTAGTTGGCGCTACCGCAAATCCGGATAAATATGGTTATCGTATTTTTAAGGTGATGAAAGCGGCCGGTTTCGAAGTGTATCCGGTAAATCCGGGCGTTGAGGCCATTGATGGCGAACGTTGTTATGCGACGCTGACAGATTTGCCGATAAAGCCGGATGCGGTTGATCTTGTCGTTGCTCCAAAGATTGGTGAGTCCATTGTGCGTCAGTGCAGTGAACTAAAGATTAAGAATGTTTGGCTGCAACCGGGGGCGGACAGCGCCGCCTTGTTGAAAGTGGCGGAGGAATTGGAATTGGCAGTGGTTCATGATGCTTGCATCATGATGGAATTGCGAAAAAAGGAGGCTAAATAA
- the ispG gene encoding flavodoxin-dependent (E)-4-hydroxy-3-methylbut-2-enyl-diphosphate synthase: MERRKTRRIHIGGVPIGAGAPITVQSMTNTKTDDVAATVAQIKALADAGCDIVRLAVPDEKAAQAIDQIKTLSPLPLVADIHFDYRLALAALAGGVDALRLNPGNIAKREQVVEVVKAARERSVPIRIGVNAGSLDKKLLLRHGGHPTPEAMVESALGHIRILEELDFQDIKISLKANDVPMTIEAYRQMSEQVEYPLHLGITEAGTVNSGIVKSSVGIGALLAQGIGDTLRISLTGDPVVEVKIGNEILKSLGLRQYGPTLVSCPTCGRCDIDLAAIAAKVEMRLQNVKKPLRVAVMGCVVNGPGEAKEADVGIAGGKGMGLVFRKGEIVRKVAEEQLVDALMEELDSILSADS, from the coding sequence ATGGAACGGCGCAAAACAAGAAGGATTCATATTGGCGGCGTACCGATCGGCGCAGGTGCGCCGATTACGGTGCAGTCGATGACGAATACGAAAACGGATGACGTGGCTGCGACTGTCGCTCAGATTAAGGCGTTGGCGGATGCTGGCTGCGATATCGTGCGTTTGGCGGTGCCGGATGAAAAAGCGGCGCAGGCGATTGACCAGATTAAGACGCTTTCGCCTTTGCCGCTTGTAGCGGATATCCATTTTGATTATCGCCTTGCTCTGGCGGCGTTGGCTGGCGGCGTAGACGCTTTGCGCCTGAATCCGGGCAATATTGCCAAACGCGAGCAGGTTGTTGAAGTGGTTAAGGCCGCTAGGGAACGCAGTGTGCCGATCCGAATCGGCGTTAACGCCGGGTCGCTTGACAAAAAATTGCTGCTGCGCCATGGCGGGCATCCGACGCCGGAGGCGATGGTGGAGAGCGCGCTGGGGCATATTCGCATCTTGGAAGAACTGGATTTTCAGGACATTAAAATTTCATTGAAAGCCAATGATGTGCCGATGACAATCGAAGCCTATCGGCAAATGTCGGAACAGGTAGAATATCCGCTGCACCTTGGCATCACGGAAGCCGGGACAGTGAATTCCGGTATTGTCAAGTCTTCGGTGGGGATCGGTGCTTTGCTGGCGCAGGGAATTGGCGATACGCTTCGTATTTCGCTGACGGGTGATCCGGTCGTCGAAGTAAAGATAGGTAATGAAATTTTAAAGAGCCTTGGTCTCAGACAGTATGGTCCTACACTCGTGTCCTGCCCTACTTGTGGACGCTGTGATATTGATCTGGCGGCGATTGCTGCTAAAGTGGAGATGAGACTGCAAAATGTGAAAAAACCGCTCCGCGTGGCGGTTATGGGGTGCGTCGTCAACGGGCCCGGCGAGGCAAAAGAAGCCGATGTCGGCATTGCGGGCGGCAAGGGGATGGGGTTGGTGTTTCGTAAAGGAGAAATTGTGCGCAAAGTAGCGGAAGAGCAATTGGTAGACGCGCTGATGGAAGAATTGGACTCTATCTTGTCAGCCGATTCGTGA
- the rseP gene encoding RIP metalloprotease RseP → MMTILASVFVFGLVVLVHELGHFVTAKAVGMRVDEFAIGFGPKVIQFRKGETLYSWRAIPLGGFNKIAGMDPDEPQDERSFQQKSLAARMLVILAGSLMNLLLPVLLFSAVFISSGISTPTDMPIVGTVLPGRPAAVAGMQTGDKIERIDGQAIASWNQFVNVIKVSSGKILLVEGVREGQAFQLQVIPEYDEKADKGIVGVMPQMDRYQPGVIESVGLAGKQTYLVTAEMSVGLWKMVTRQVSAEVAGPIGVAQMAGEVAQLGFLPLLQFAAFLSINLGIINLLPVPMLDGGHVLTLLVEGVRGRPLERQRQQFIQTIGFILLILLFLIATFKDVSRLKLF, encoded by the coding sequence ATGATGACGATACTAGCAAGTGTATTTGTATTCGGTTTGGTTGTCTTGGTTCATGAATTAGGCCATTTTGTCACCGCTAAAGCCGTTGGCATGCGGGTCGATGAATTCGCCATCGGATTTGGCCCGAAAGTCATTCAGTTCCGCAAAGGGGAGACTCTTTATTCTTGGCGTGCGATCCCGTTGGGCGGATTCAATAAAATTGCCGGAATGGATCCCGACGAACCACAGGATGAAAGATCCTTTCAACAAAAATCCTTGGCGGCGCGCATGTTGGTTATTTTAGCGGGGTCGTTAATGAATCTATTGCTACCGGTGCTATTGTTTTCTGCGGTCTTTATCAGTTCGGGCATCAGTACGCCAACGGATATGCCGATTGTCGGCACCGTTTTACCGGGACGTCCGGCCGCTGTAGCGGGGATGCAGACAGGCGATAAAATTGAGCGCATCGATGGTCAGGCCATTGCGAGTTGGAATCAGTTTGTTAATGTCATCAAGGTCAGCTCCGGCAAAATCTTGTTAGTCGAAGGCGTGCGTGAAGGCCAAGCGTTTCAACTCCAAGTGATACCGGAATATGATGAAAAGGCAGATAAGGGCATTGTCGGAGTAATGCCGCAAATGGATCGTTATCAGCCAGGCGTTATTGAATCCGTCGGTTTGGCAGGAAAACAAACGTATCTGGTAACGGCAGAAATGAGCGTCGGGTTATGGAAAATGGTGACGCGCCAAGTGTCGGCCGAAGTGGCGGGTCCGATTGGCGTTGCGCAAATGGCGGGCGAGGTTGCGCAGCTGGGCTTTTTACCGTTGCTGCAGTTCGCTGCGTTTCTCAGTATCAACTTAGGGATCATTAACTTACTGCCAGTGCCGATGCTCGATGGCGGACATGTTCTGACGCTGTTGGTTGAAGGCGTGCGCGGGCGGCCGTTAGAGCGTCAGCGCCAGCAGTTCATACAAACGATAGGCTTTATCTTATTGATCCTATTGTTCTTAATCGCGACATTTAAAGATGTTTCGCGATTAAAGCTATTCTAG